Proteins co-encoded in one Bacillus sp. FSL H8-0547 genomic window:
- a CDS encoding acetyltransferase, with protein MKNKLLIIGASGHGKVVADIALKMNKWHTIAFLDDDESITSSMGLEVIGSSDEVVAHKREWDVFVGIGNNATRQRIHKMLEDAGASIPVLVHPNAVIGSHIRLGLGTVVMAGAIINCCSNIAKGCIINTGSTIDHDNCIEDFVHISPGVHLAGSVKIGQGTWIGIGSAVSNNITITGGCKVGAGAVVVKDITEPGVYIGVPVRRV; from the coding sequence ATGAAGAACAAACTTTTAATAATAGGTGCTAGCGGCCATGGAAAAGTTGTTGCGGACATCGCATTGAAAATGAATAAATGGCATACCATTGCTTTTTTAGATGATGACGAAAGTATCACTTCATCAATGGGGTTAGAAGTCATTGGTTCTTCAGATGAGGTAGTTGCACATAAAAGAGAATGGGATGTTTTTGTTGGTATTGGCAACAATGCTACAAGACAAAGAATTCATAAAATGCTGGAGGATGCTGGGGCTAGTATTCCAGTATTAGTTCATCCGAATGCAGTTATAGGATCACATATAAGACTGGGTCTTGGAACAGTTGTTATGGCTGGGGCAATAATTAATTGCTGTAGCAATATAGCCAAAGGCTGCATTATTAATACTGGCTCTACAATTGACCATGATAACTGTATTGAAGATTTTGTTCATATATCCCCTGGAGTTCATTTAGCAGGATCGGTCAAAATTGGACAAGGGACCTGGATAGGGATAGGAAGTGCAGTCAGTAATAATATAACCATCACTGGAGGATGTAAAGTAGGTGCTGGGGCTGTTGTGGTTAAGGATATAACTGAACCTGGAGTTTATATTGGTGTTCCAGTTAGGAGAGTATAG
- a CDS encoding glycosyltransferase family 4 protein produces MKILVLANFGMGLYNFRKELLEELIKQDNQVYISLPHDDYVPRLEKIGCQFIDTHLERRGTNPFRDFKLLLDYIGIIKRIKPDVVLTYTIKPNIYGGIACAITKTPFITNITGLGTAVENKGFIQKITLMLYKIGLRKASCVFFQNKTNRMFFEDNKIVSSKTRLIPGSGVNIQQHKYESYPLNDEKIRFLFIGRIMKSKGIEELLEASKLVKAKYPNVQFDLIGGIEENYIEQIDKLESLDIIKYHGQQDDVHSFIKNSHATILPSYHEGLANVLLESASSGRPVLSSKVPGCVETFEEGLSGYGFESKNVESLVNAIINFINLPYDQKKEMGVSGRRKMKNEFNRNIVINAYLQEINKIMIKENNNEFIREVS; encoded by the coding sequence GTGAAAATACTTGTATTAGCTAATTTTGGCATGGGATTATATAACTTTAGGAAAGAGTTATTAGAGGAACTAATTAAACAAGACAATCAAGTTTACATTTCTTTACCTCATGATGATTACGTTCCTAGGTTAGAAAAAATAGGCTGTCAGTTTATAGATACTCATCTAGAAAGAAGAGGAACAAATCCATTTAGAGATTTTAAGCTGTTACTTGACTATATCGGAATAATAAAGCGAATTAAACCAGATGTCGTTTTAACATACACGATTAAACCTAATATTTATGGTGGAATAGCATGTGCGATAACCAAAACTCCGTTTATTACGAATATAACAGGTCTTGGCACAGCTGTTGAAAATAAAGGGTTTATTCAAAAAATTACTCTAATGCTCTATAAGATAGGTTTAAGGAAAGCTTCTTGTGTTTTTTTTCAAAATAAAACTAATCGCATGTTTTTTGAAGACAATAAAATTGTAAGTAGTAAGACAAGGTTAATTCCAGGATCAGGGGTAAATATACAACAGCATAAATACGAATCATACCCTCTGAATGATGAAAAAATAAGATTCCTTTTTATTGGTCGAATTATGAAATCAAAAGGAATAGAAGAATTACTGGAAGCTTCTAAGTTAGTGAAAGCGAAATATCCAAATGTCCAATTTGATTTGATTGGTGGAATAGAAGAAAATTACATTGAACAAATAGATAAATTAGAGAGCCTGGATATTATCAAATATCATGGACAGCAAGATGATGTCCATTCATTTATAAAAAATTCCCATGCTACAATACTCCCTTCTTATCATGAAGGTTTAGCTAATGTTCTTCTTGAATCGGCGTCATCAGGAAGGCCAGTTTTGTCTTCAAAAGTTCCTGGTTGTGTAGAAACTTTTGAAGAAGGTTTGTCGGGTTATGGTTTTGAGTCTAAGAACGTCGAAAGCCTCGTGAATGCCATTATAAACTTTATAAACTTACCTTACGATCAAAAAAAAGAAATGGGAGTATCTGGTCGAAGAAAAATGAAAAATGAATTTAATAGGAATATAGTTATTAATGCTTACCTGCAAGAAATAAATAAGATTATGATTAAGGAGAACAATAATGAATTTATACGAGAAGTTAGTTAA
- a CDS encoding nucleotide sugar dehydrogenase: protein MNLYEKLVNKEEKISLVGLGYVGMPIAVAFAKKVNVIGFDVNEPKIELYKKGIDPTKEVGNEVIKNTTVEFTSDEARLREVKFHIVAVPTPVKDDHTPDLTPVESASRTLGRNLTKGAIVVFESTVYPGVTEDICVPILEKESGLKCGIDFKVGYSPERINPGDKIHRLETIVKVVAGQDEETLDIIAKVYELVVEAGVHKAASIKVAEAAKVIENSQRDINIAFMNELSIIFNKMGIDTKAVLEAAGTKWNFLNFSPGLVGGHCIGVDPYYLTYKAEQMGYHSQIILSGRKINDDMGKYVAESTVKKMIKANKQVNGAKVAIFGVTFKENCPDVRNTKVIDVINELEEYGVDVKVVDPQADKEDLWHEYKINLSEVEDINEMDAVIFAVPHDEFKVIKLEDVKEMFGRSESLISEAMKEVAATSELGISIPKEKECVLIDLKGLFNREEAAANGFAYWRL from the coding sequence ATGAATTTATACGAGAAGTTAGTTAATAAAGAAGAGAAGATCTCTTTAGTTGGATTAGGTTATGTTGGAATGCCGATAGCTGTGGCATTTGCTAAGAAAGTTAATGTAATCGGTTTTGATGTTAATGAACCCAAAATTGAATTATATAAAAAAGGTATAGACCCAACTAAAGAAGTAGGAAATGAAGTTATTAAGAACACAACTGTTGAGTTTACATCAGACGAAGCAAGACTTAGAGAAGTGAAATTTCATATTGTAGCCGTGCCTACGCCAGTAAAAGATGACCATACTCCTGATTTAACTCCTGTTGAATCCGCAAGCCGAACTCTTGGCAGAAATTTAACAAAAGGAGCAATAGTTGTTTTTGAATCTACAGTATATCCAGGGGTTACCGAGGATATTTGTGTACCAATATTAGAAAAAGAGTCTGGATTAAAATGCGGTATTGACTTTAAAGTTGGCTATTCTCCTGAAAGAATTAATCCCGGAGACAAAATTCATAGACTTGAAACAATTGTTAAAGTTGTAGCAGGTCAAGATGAAGAAACGTTAGACATTATTGCAAAAGTCTATGAATTAGTTGTTGAAGCAGGTGTACATAAAGCAGCAAGTATTAAAGTTGCTGAAGCAGCAAAGGTTATTGAGAACTCCCAACGTGATATCAACATTGCTTTTATGAATGAACTGTCTATCATATTTAATAAAATGGGAATTGATACAAAAGCAGTACTTGAAGCAGCAGGAACTAAATGGAATTTCCTCAATTTTTCCCCGGGCTTAGTTGGAGGTCACTGTATTGGGGTTGATCCATACTACTTAACTTACAAAGCAGAGCAAATGGGGTATCATTCCCAGATTATCCTTTCAGGTAGAAAAATAAATGATGATATGGGTAAATATGTTGCTGAAAGTACAGTTAAGAAGATGATTAAAGCAAACAAGCAAGTAAACGGAGCGAAGGTAGCTATTTTTGGCGTTACATTTAAAGAAAACTGTCCAGATGTTCGAAATACAAAAGTGATAGACGTAATCAATGAACTGGAGGAATATGGTGTAGATGTCAAAGTTGTAGACCCTCAGGCAGATAAGGAAGATTTATGGCATGAATATAAAATCAACCTTTCTGAAGTAGAAGATATAAATGAGATGGATGCTGTAATCTTCGCTGTTCCACATGATGAATTTAAAGTTATCAAATTAGAAGATGTAAAAGAGATGTTTGGACGAAGTGAGTCTTTGATTTCAGAAGCTATGAAAGAAGTAGCAGCAACATCAGAGTTAGGTATAAGTATTCCTAAAGAAAAAGAATGTGTACTAATCGATCTTAAAGGGTTATTTAATAGAGAAGAAGCTGCAGCTAATGGATTTGCATATTGGAGGCTATAA
- a CDS encoding SDR family oxidoreductase, which translates to MGYENIKFPEGSTFLVTGSAGFIGSNLVEAILNLGYKVRGLDNLSTGKKENVEEFINNPNYEFIEGDIRDLDTCMKACEGIDFVLNQAAWGSVPRSIEMPLFYEEVNIKGTLNMMEAARQTGVKKFVYASSSSVYGDEPNLPKQEGREGNVLSPYALTKKVDEEYGKLYTKLYGLDTYGMRYFNVFGRRQNPEGAYAAVIPKFIKQLLNNEAPTINGDGKQSRDFTYIDNVIEANLKACVASHEAAGQAYNIACGGREYLIDIYVHLLNALGKDIQPIFGPERKGDIKHSNADISKAKKYLGFNPQWNFDKGIQAAIEWYKSNLG; encoded by the coding sequence ATGGGTTATGAAAATATAAAGTTCCCTGAGGGGAGTACATTTTTAGTCACTGGATCTGCAGGATTTATTGGATCTAATTTAGTAGAAGCCATTCTTAATCTGGGGTACAAAGTCAGAGGGCTTGATAATCTTTCAACTGGAAAAAAAGAAAATGTAGAAGAGTTTATAAACAATCCAAATTACGAATTTATCGAAGGAGATATTCGTGATTTGGATACCTGTATGAAAGCTTGTGAAGGAATCGATTTCGTGCTAAATCAAGCTGCATGGGGAAGTGTTCCAAGAAGCATTGAAATGCCTTTGTTTTATGAAGAGGTTAATATTAAAGGAACTTTAAATATGATGGAAGCAGCAAGACAAACTGGAGTAAAGAAATTTGTTTATGCTTCTAGTTCATCAGTGTATGGTGATGAGCCAAATCTTCCAAAACAAGAGGGAAGAGAGGGAAATGTTTTGTCACCTTATGCACTTACGAAAAAGGTAGATGAGGAATATGGAAAACTCTATACAAAATTGTATGGCTTAGATACTTATGGTATGCGATACTTTAATGTTTTTGGGCGGAGACAAAATCCAGAGGGAGCTTATGCAGCTGTCATTCCGAAATTCATTAAACAATTGCTAAATAATGAAGCTCCTACAATAAACGGGGATGGAAAACAAAGCCGGGACTTTACATATATTGATAATGTAATTGAAGCTAATTTGAAAGCTTGTGTTGCATCGCATGAAGCAGCAGGACAGGCTTATAATATTGCGTGTGGCGGTAGAGAGTATTTGATTGATATTTATGTCCATTTGTTAAATGCGTTAGGAAAAGATATTCAGCCAATATTTGGACCTGAACGTAAAGGGGATATTAAGCATAGTAATGCTGATATAAGCAAAGCAAAAAAATATTTAGGTTTCAACCCTCAATGGAATTTTGACAAAGGTATTCAGGCTGCTATTGAGTGGTATAAGTCAAATTTAGGGTGA
- a CDS encoding acyltransferase: MVRGREKFSRYKPIISSLVTICNLFPEVIRQKLFVLFRLTTGNKGLLIRYILLKSLAKSCGDNVSVHPGVYILNPQKISIGNNVSIHPMCYIDALGEINIGNDVSIAHGVTIMSSTHQYSNLKISIKDQPVDALKTDIYENVWVGAKVTILAGVEVNSGSVLAAGAVVTKNVERDTIVGGVPAKKIKNR, from the coding sequence ATGGTAAGAGGTAGGGAAAAATTTAGTAGATATAAACCTATTATTAGCAGTTTAGTGACTATATGTAATTTATTTCCGGAAGTTATAAGACAAAAACTTTTTGTGTTATTTCGTCTGACAACTGGAAATAAGGGACTTTTGATAAGATACATATTATTAAAATCATTAGCTAAATCATGTGGAGATAATGTCTCCGTACACCCCGGAGTTTACATCTTGAATCCTCAAAAAATATCTATTGGAAATAATGTAAGTATTCATCCTATGTGTTATATAGATGCACTAGGAGAAATAAATATTGGAAATGATGTTTCAATAGCGCATGGGGTGACAATCATGTCATCAACCCATCAGTATAGTAACTTAAAAATATCAATAAAAGATCAACCTGTTGATGCATTAAAAACTGATATTTATGAGAATGTTTGGGTAGGAGCAAAAGTGACAATTTTAGCTGGTGTGGAAGTGAATAGTGGAAGTGTTCTAGCAGCTGGAGCTGTTGTCACAAAGAACGTCGAAAGAGATACAATTGTAGGAGGAGTACCAGCAAAAAAAATAAAAAATAGATAA
- a CDS encoding glycosyltransferase family 2 protein, with product MNDIVILTPTYNRANTLPKLYESLKKQENYNFNWLIIDDGSTDGTRKLIEDFINEKIININYYYQNNGGKARALNKGFSKCGINTLIIVVDSDDYLLPTAINTFLEYNNEYENNEEVGGLFFHYNTPDGKLLNFSGNEITKDEILTRYDYNEKYKQNDGCVCYFGKAIDKYRYPEFDGEKYVGPTVIQMEMSDKYKFVFSPKVVGVAEYLIGGLSKSGRKLRLENPQGMIYYCNLMITPKVSLFKQLKYSISIWPYAKIANKSFSEVINSVSNPIFLVLSYFPGLILFYMWKKK from the coding sequence ATGAATGATATAGTAATTTTAACCCCAACATATAACAGAGCCAATACTCTACCAAAATTATATGAGAGTTTGAAAAAGCAAGAAAATTATAATTTTAATTGGTTAATAATAGACGACGGGAGTACCGACGGTACGAGAAAATTAATTGAAGATTTCATTAACGAAAAGATAATTAATATAAATTATTATTATCAGAATAACGGTGGAAAAGCGAGAGCATTGAATAAAGGTTTTTCTAAATGTGGCATCAATACATTGATTATAGTGGTTGATAGTGATGATTATCTACTTCCCACAGCAATAAACACTTTTCTAGAATACAATAATGAATATGAAAATAATGAAGAAGTAGGTGGGTTATTTTTTCATTATAATACACCTGATGGTAAATTATTAAACTTTAGTGGCAATGAGATTACCAAAGATGAAATTTTAACTCGCTATGATTACAATGAAAAATACAAACAAAATGATGGATGTGTATGTTATTTTGGAAAAGCCATAGATAAATATAGATATCCTGAATTTGATGGGGAAAAATATGTAGGACCAACAGTCATTCAAATGGAGATGTCAGACAAGTATAAATTTGTATTCTCGCCTAAAGTGGTGGGGGTAGCAGAATATTTGATAGGAGGATTATCAAAAAGTGGTAGAAAATTAAGACTGGAAAATCCTCAAGGGATGATTTATTATTGCAATTTAATGATCACTCCCAAAGTAAGTTTATTTAAACAACTAAAATATTCTATATCTATTTGGCCTTATGCCAAAATAGCTAATAAATCTTTTTCAGAAGTTATTAACTCAGTTAGCAATCCCATTTTTCTCGTGCTTTCATATTTTCCTGGACTAATATTATTTTATATGTGGAAAAAGAAATGA
- a CDS encoding O-antigen polymerase: protein MLSKKDLYNFSILLFAIFFSFSIIFLSENPTFHVLALWITATVAILIVKFEISHPLVWFSSSFVLYSTGYAILYILGYLNSGYNKENIFMPLVALTVVVLVVGVRKYGSPQFHEKKNSFLLRNNKNKKLIEFILLFLILILFVSVAVLFITPFESKNDLLANKNIFFIIGVYSTRFISFFCCFYMLLFIDIDKKKTKLFILISSILIILLSLFTGDRDAMFRFFVILIITLYVLRKISKKTIISLIPIGVIFLIASRYFKYYFVTGELKDSFEEESFIYSFFSTDFLAAGENLQILLNNTWTKSLHGFSLIVTDVISPFLPGGSFLNVGAWFNYTFYPNSYSRAFTLVGQGYVMGGIVGIIAIFLILGIGIKFLYIKTTENVYWLVLYIYSIPTIISAFRSTLGTVYTGLTRIALLSILIHAFLFLLINNRAKKTIQKN from the coding sequence ATGTTAAGTAAAAAAGACTTATATAATTTTAGTATATTATTATTTGCGATTTTCTTTTCTTTTAGCATTATTTTTCTTTCTGAAAATCCAACTTTTCATGTACTTGCACTCTGGATAACCGCTACTGTTGCTATTCTAATTGTTAAATTTGAAATATCGCATCCTTTAGTATGGTTTTCTAGTTCTTTTGTTCTCTATAGTACAGGTTATGCTATATTATATATTTTGGGATATCTTAATTCTGGGTACAACAAAGAAAACATTTTTATGCCGTTAGTTGCTTTAACTGTTGTTGTATTAGTAGTAGGTGTAAGAAAGTATGGTAGCCCGCAATTTCATGAAAAGAAAAACTCTTTTTTATTAAGAAACAATAAAAATAAAAAATTAATCGAATTTATTTTATTATTTTTAATTTTAATTTTATTTGTTAGTGTTGCAGTCTTATTTATTACTCCATTTGAAAGTAAGAATGATTTGCTTGCGAACAAAAATATCTTTTTTATAATAGGTGTTTATAGCACTAGATTTATCTCCTTTTTTTGCTGTTTTTATATGTTGTTATTCATAGATATAGATAAGAAGAAGACTAAATTATTTATTTTAATTTCTTCTATTCTAATCATTTTACTGTCATTATTTACCGGTGATCGGGATGCAATGTTTAGGTTTTTTGTTATCCTTATAATTACCTTATATGTATTGAGGAAAATTAGTAAAAAAACAATAATATCCCTCATACCAATAGGGGTTATATTTTTAATTGCAAGCAGATATTTTAAATATTATTTTGTTACTGGAGAACTTAAAGATTCCTTTGAAGAAGAAAGCTTTATATATAGTTTTTTTTCTACTGATTTCCTTGCAGCAGGAGAAAACCTACAAATCCTATTAAACAATACTTGGACTAAATCTCTTCATGGATTCTCCTTAATTGTTACTGATGTTATTTCTCCTTTTCTACCAGGGGGATCATTTTTAAATGTAGGAGCTTGGTTCAATTATACCTTTTATCCTAATTCCTATTCTAGGGCCTTTACCTTAGTAGGACAAGGCTACGTTATGGGAGGGATTGTAGGTATTATCGCAATCTTTTTGATCTTAGGTATTGGTATAAAATTTCTTTATATTAAAACAACGGAAAACGTTTATTGGTTAGTTCTCTATATTTATTCTATTCCGACAATAATATCTGCATTTAGGTCAACTCTTGGAACAGTGTATACAGGATTAACAAGAATAGCTTTGTTAAGTATTTTAATACACGCATTTTTATTTTTGTTAATTAATAATAGAGCTAAAAAGACAATACAAAAAAATTAA